In Plasmodium chabaudi chabaudi strain AS genome assembly, chromosome: 9, the following proteins share a genomic window:
- a CDS encoding pyridoxine biosynthesis protein PDX2, putative, translating to MENITIGVLALQGNFQSHINHFLQLQNPSLKVIEVRNKTDLRECDGIVIPGGESTTSRKCMSYDNDSLYNALKNYIHVKKKPVWGTCAGCILLSEKVEKIKDDDVEDEYGNDFSLGGLDIEITRNYYGSQNDSFICSLNIKSQNPIFKKNIRAPCIRAPFIKNILSDKVVTIATFSHESYGKSIIGAVEQDNCMGTVFHPELMPYTSFHEYFLEKVKKHIKDSGEA from the exons atggaaaatataactATAGGTGTTTTAGCTTTACAAGGAAATTTCCAATCACATATAAATCATTTCCTTCAGTTGCAAAATCCATCCCTCAAAGTTATAGAG GTTAGGAATAAAACAGATTTAAGGGAATGCGATGGAATTGTTATACCTGGAGGAGAATCAACAACATCGAGAAAATGCATGTCATATGATAATGACTCCTTATATAAc gccttgaaaaattatattcatgttaaaaaaaaacctGTGTGGGGTACTTGTGCTG GATGTATTTTACTATCAGaaaaagttgaaaaaaTCAAGGATGATGATGTTGAAGATGAATATGGAAATGACTTTTCCTTGGGAGGGTTGGATATAGAAATTACACGAAATTATTATGGATCACAG AATGATAGCTTTATTTGctcattaaatataaaatctCAAAATCcgatttttaaaaaaaacattagaGCACCATGTATAAGAGCaccatttataaaaaatatattatcagaCAAG GTTGTAACAATTGCAACATTTTCGCATGAATCATATGGAAAGAGTATTATAGGAG CGGTTGAACAAGACAATTGTATGGGAACCGTTTTTCACCCCGAATTAATGCCATATACAAGTTTTCATGAGTATTTTCTTGAAAAGgttaaaaaacatataaaggATTCAGGGGAAgcataa
- a CDS encoding peptidyl-prolyl cis-trans isomerase, putative has product MSISLHTNYGDIKIELFCHEVPKTCKNFLALCASGYYDNTKFHRNIKGFAIQGGDPTNTGKGGESIYGKYFDDEFDSTLKHDKRGIVSMANKGKPNTNGSQFFITYSRQPHLNGVYPVFAKVIDGMDVLSTLENEPVEEKNRPIKDIIIESVTIHANPIAEDEFLSL; this is encoded by the exons ATGTCTATAAGTTTGCATACCAATTATGgcgatataaaaattgaactTTTTTGTCACGAAGTCCCCAAAACTTgcaaa aattTTTTAGCTCTATGTGCCTCTGGATATTAtgataatacaaaatttcacag aaaCATAAAGGGGTTTGCCATACAAGGAGGGGACCCAACTAATACGGGAAAAGGTGGAGAAAGCatttatggaaaatattttgatgaTGAGTTTGATTCAACATTAAAG CATGATAAAAGAGGAATTGTGTCTATGGCAAATAAGGGTAAACCCAATACAAATGGAtctcaattttttataacttatTCGAGACAACCACATCTGAATGGTGTTTATCCAGTTTTTGCAAA agTAATAGACGGTATGGATGTATTATCTACCCTTGAAAATg AACCagtagaagaaaaaaacaggCCCATAAAGGATATCATAATTGAATCTGTGACAATACATGCAAATCCGATTGCAGAAGATGAATTTCTTTCCTTGTAA